One Nonomuraea angiospora DNA segment encodes these proteins:
- a CDS encoding alpha-ketoacid dehydrogenase subunit beta has protein sequence MTVGGAAAGRARVGENLNRALHGLLEDDPSVYVLGEDLLDPYGGAFKITKGLSTRFPGRVLTTPLSEGAIVGAASGLALAGGKAVVEIMFADFAALAFDQILNFAGKSVSMYGHRVPLPLVIRCPSGGHRGYGPTHSQSPQKHFIGIPGLSLFEMSPFHDNRAVLDRMLALGEPCLLFEDKVLYTRRMYEVDELFTWELVGDVAVVRLDTGGPGGLEIPSGDLDYVLITPGGVAHRALAAMRTLLLDHDLTGVLMVPSRLYPLDLSDLLPLLGRAPLVCVAEDGSAGGTWGDHVAADLHTRLWGRLRRPVRLVSSADSVIPTAAHLEREVLVQDSTIRRAVLEGLDG, from the coding sequence GTGACGGTCGGCGGGGCGGCCGCGGGCCGGGCGCGCGTCGGCGAGAACCTCAACCGCGCGCTGCACGGCCTCCTCGAGGACGACCCCTCCGTGTACGTCCTGGGCGAGGACCTCCTCGACCCCTACGGCGGCGCCTTCAAGATCACCAAGGGCCTGTCCACCCGCTTCCCCGGCCGCGTGCTCACCACCCCGCTCAGCGAGGGCGCCATCGTCGGTGCGGCCTCGGGGCTGGCGCTGGCGGGCGGCAAGGCGGTCGTGGAGATCATGTTCGCCGACTTCGCGGCGCTCGCCTTCGACCAGATCCTCAACTTCGCCGGCAAATCCGTCTCCATGTACGGGCACCGCGTGCCCCTCCCGCTGGTGATCCGGTGCCCGTCCGGCGGCCACCGCGGCTACGGCCCCACCCACAGCCAGAGCCCGCAGAAGCACTTCATCGGGATCCCCGGGCTGTCGCTGTTCGAGATGTCGCCCTTCCACGACAACCGGGCCGTGCTCGACCGCATGCTGGCGCTGGGCGAGCCGTGCCTGCTGTTCGAGGACAAGGTGCTCTACACGCGGCGGATGTACGAGGTGGACGAGCTGTTCACGTGGGAACTGGTGGGCGACGTGGCGGTGGTCCGCCTCGACACCGGTGGACCCGGCGGCCTTGAGATCCCCTCCGGCGACCTCGACTACGTGCTCATCACCCCCGGCGGGGTCGCCCATCGCGCGCTGGCCGCCATGCGAACCCTGCTGCTCGACCACGACCTGACCGGCGTCCTGATGGTCCCCTCGCGCTTATACCCCCTCGACCTGTCGGACCTGCTGCCGCTGCTCGGGCGGGCGCCGCTGGTGTGCGTGGCCGAGGACGGCAGCGCGGGCGGCACCTGGGGCGACCACGTGGCCGCCGACCTGCACACCCGCCTCTGGGGCCGCCTGCGGCGCCCGGTCCGGCTGGTCAGCTCGGCGGACAGCGTGATCCCCACGGCCGCCCACCTGGAGCGCGAGGTGCTCGTCCAGGACTCCACGATCCGCCGTGCCGTGCTGGAGGGGCTGGATGGCTGA
- a CDS encoding thiamine pyrophosphate-dependent dehydrogenase E1 component subunit alpha: MDKLSDDDLALLLLIRSFELKLLALFERGELNGTTHTCLGQEYVPVSLRTLLRESDWIFSNHRGHGHYLARFEDPEGLLAEIMGRKGAICDGVGGSQHLKRDRYLSTGVQGQSLPVAAGVALRLKRYEPGALACVYIGDGTWGEGAVYEALNLAQLWRLPLLVVVEHNGIAQSTPTGLQMAGTVEGRAHAFGVAHHRVDIVDIHEIRAQLAPLVDRVRAESCPLVVEFATHRLGPHSKGDDTRPPGFPRFDWYAAYQAAHPVQSAGIEAEARTRIDRIAAEVAARPPSVWRAA; the protein is encoded by the coding sequence ATGGACAAACTCTCTGACGACGACCTGGCGCTGTTACTGCTGATCCGATCCTTCGAGCTGAAGCTGCTCGCGCTCTTCGAGCGCGGCGAGCTCAACGGCACCACCCACACCTGCCTCGGCCAGGAGTACGTCCCCGTCTCCCTGCGGACGCTCCTGCGCGAGAGCGACTGGATCTTCAGCAACCACCGGGGCCATGGCCACTATCTGGCCAGGTTCGAGGACCCGGAGGGGCTGCTGGCCGAGATCATGGGCAGGAAGGGGGCGATCTGCGACGGCGTCGGCGGCAGCCAGCACCTGAAGCGCGACCGCTACCTGTCCACCGGCGTGCAGGGCCAGAGCCTACCCGTGGCGGCCGGGGTCGCGCTGCGGCTGAAACGGTACGAGCCGGGCGCGCTGGCGTGCGTCTACATCGGCGACGGCACCTGGGGCGAGGGCGCCGTGTACGAGGCGCTCAACCTGGCCCAGCTCTGGCGGCTCCCGCTCCTGGTCGTGGTCGAGCACAACGGCATCGCCCAGTCCACGCCGACGGGGCTGCAGATGGCGGGCACGGTGGAGGGGCGGGCGCACGCGTTCGGCGTGGCGCACCACCGGGTGGACATCGTGGACATTCACGAGATCCGCGCCCAGCTCGCGCCTCTCGTCGACCGGGTACGGGCGGAGTCGTGCCCGCTGGTCGTGGAGTTCGCCACCCACCGCCTCGGCCCCCACAGCAAGGGCGACGACACCCGGCCGCCCGGCTTCCCGCGCTTCGACTGGTACGCCGCCTACCAGGCCGCGCACCCCGTACAGTCCGCCGGGATCGAGGCGGAGGCCCGTACCCGGATCGACCGGATCGCGGCCGAGGTCGCCGCCCGGCCGCCGTCCGTCTGGCGGGCGGCGTGA
- a CDS encoding cupin domain-containing protein, with translation MVRPAAGAVRAPRDGLTCVEWSPGRPGLAPHRHSGPAFGYVIEGAIRFELEGEPERVVEAGETFWEPGGDVIHYQDGNARPGSQGA, from the coding sequence ATGGTGCGGCCTGCCGCCGGAGCCGTCCGTGCCCCACGTGACGGCCTGACCTGCGTCGAGTGGTCTCCCGGCCGCCCCGGCCTCGCTCCGCACCGCCACTCTGGGCCGGCCTTCGGCTACGTGATCGAGGGGGCGATCCGGTTCGAGCTCGAAGGCGAGCCGGAGCGCGTGGTCGAGGCCGGTGAGACGTTCTGGGAGCCGGGCGGCGACGTGATCCACTACCAGGACGGCAACGCCCGGCCGGGCTCGCAAGGCGCTTGA
- a CDS encoding SHOCT domain-containing protein has protein sequence MFWRYLKSQLVVLLCGGLVGPIFVVVYLALGPAEREEIQWMFYVGLLITVSDVLVAVALARHGAKAAARTAALERSGVLTLARITGMSETGTRINDQPLIKLGLRIEGPGFGFDTQDRVLAGVTRAGNFTARRLVVLVDPATHEHQIDWERSALVNGLMPATFNLAEENRTYDLSGQAGPLMEILQLLKANGIPLNGMMDVRSKPELRRQIQDVVRRAAAQPAAGAASPVFPPSERSAAQRLEELEALRTTGAITDDEYAAKRRQIISEI, from the coding sequence ATGTTCTGGCGTTATCTGAAATCGCAGCTGGTCGTCCTGCTCTGCGGAGGGCTGGTCGGCCCGATCTTCGTGGTCGTCTACCTCGCGCTCGGCCCGGCCGAACGCGAGGAGATCCAGTGGATGTTCTACGTCGGCCTGCTGATCACGGTGTCCGACGTGCTGGTCGCGGTGGCTCTGGCCCGACACGGCGCGAAGGCGGCCGCCAGGACCGCCGCCCTGGAGCGGTCCGGAGTGCTGACGCTCGCCCGGATCACGGGCATGTCGGAGACCGGCACCAGGATCAACGACCAGCCGCTGATCAAGCTCGGGCTGCGCATCGAGGGGCCGGGGTTCGGGTTCGACACCCAGGACCGCGTGCTGGCCGGCGTGACGCGGGCGGGCAACTTCACCGCGCGCAGGCTCGTCGTACTCGTCGATCCGGCCACGCACGAGCACCAGATCGACTGGGAGCGCAGCGCCCTGGTGAACGGGCTGATGCCGGCGACGTTCAACCTGGCCGAGGAGAACAGGACCTATGACCTGAGCGGCCAGGCCGGACCGCTGATGGAGATCCTGCAGCTCCTCAAGGCCAACGGCATCCCGCTGAACGGCATGATGGACGTGCGCTCCAAGCCGGAGCTGCGCCGGCAGATCCAGGACGTGGTGCGCCGGGCCGCCGCTCAGCCGGCGGCCGGCGCCGCCTCGCCGGTGTTCCCGCCGTCCGAGCGGTCCGCCGCCCAGCGCCTGGAGGAGCTGGAGGCGCTCCGGACGACGGGGGCGATCACGGACGACGAGTACGCCGCCAAACGCCGGCAGATCATCTCCGAGATCTGA